GGTACCGCCTCAACGAGAAACAAAGCGCAgattcgccgacgaaagTCAAAGCACAGCGCCAATtgagtcgacgaaaacgtacgATTTTGCCGGGGAGAAAGTGATCGTCGAAGATGCGAAGCCATCTCCTTCGAAAGGAGGGTAAGCTTAGACGATTGAGTTTGCCGCCACTAATCACTCAATCTATGCAGCAGCAGACAGTCAGGCTCCGGTCTTGCTAATCTCGTCAAAGGGCTCGGAAAGACAACTAAGATAAGCACGCTCGTaggcttcgttctcgtctctGTGGGGCTTTGTGGGCGAACGCTATGCGTGATTAGGAAAAATCCAAGTTGGATTGGAAGTCGTTTACTACCCAAGAAGGTCTGGCGGAAGAGCTGAAGCTGCACAATAAAGACGGGTGCGTCTCCCGTTCCTTCTGTgtcaatatttttattttggtTATGTAAACAGGTACTTGGAACGGCAGGCTTTCCTCGAAAGAACGGATCATAGACAATACGAGCGGGAGAAGGAAATTCGATTGAAGCAAATTGGAAAGCGAACGAACTGATAGAACAACAAAAGAcggcaggcaggcaggcaggcaggcaggcacGGTATTCCAAAACCCATTAGAATCTTTATTAAATCTCTTCCCCTCTCCTAATCATCCCAATCATCCATCGCATTATTTACTAGTAGTCCTAGTCCTACAACtgtacagagaaaaaaaaggtaaAGCAGCTAATTGTATCAAACGGGACGtgccaaaaagaagaagagagaaagagggGTGCGTACATGTgagaatgaagaagaagaagaagaaaaaacgtcaggACACTGTCTCTACATTTCGGATCCTTCTTTGATAGAGTCCGCTAGGGCTCGCGCCGCTTCCGGTACGAGACTAATGCTTTCGACCATCTTCTGAACGGCGTACTTGGACGGATAATCGAGCGCGGCTCGCTTGGTGAAGTCGACCACCTGCTTGATAGCATCCGACAATTTATTGCTGCAATGGACGACATGATTCCGTAGCTGGACGTGAAGGATCTTCTGAAAGAGCGCGTCGGCGATGTAGACGAGCTTGTAGGCACTGACAATGACGTATTTCGCCTTGGGTACGAACTCGTTCGGCTCGCCTTTCGCCGCGGCGCATAGATGCTGAACGGATTGCGTCAAATCGGGAAAGAGGGTCTGCATGTGAACCGAATAATAGCTCAGAAGCGCTTtctccgacgtcgacaatTGACCGGGAGATAGAGCGATTTCCGACAGAGCGCGCCCACGCAACGACCCGGACGATCGGCGCGCggggggcggcggcggcggcgtctcgTCCACAGGCGGGCGATCCGGTGTTTTGACGCGCGGGCTCGGATGCTGTGGCGACGGATCGGCGATGGaatttcgtttcgacgacatcgacgcgTCCGATATGCTATCCATGCTCGcgctcaacgacgacgagtcgagaCCCGAACGAAAGTAGGGCATAGTCATCGACGTGCCCGCGACGGGACCTCCGCCCCCACCGCTAAACTGACTGGAAACGTCGGCGGTCGAATCGGCACGCGAGCTACGCGGGGAATCCGGGGCCCCCGTCGCCggatcgtcgcttttgaaTAGAAGACTGCTATTGACGCGCACGAATACGACGAGTTCGCGCACGTCTTGAGGCAGACgcatcgccgtcgaaacgagatCTTGCAGATTGTCCTGCAACGTCGCGACATCGGACTTCTCCCGGCGAAGAGCTTTGACAATTTCTCGAATAgcgcgacgcgtttcgtcgacgggtGCGCGCAATTTgtccaatttcgtcttcagcGTTCGATCGGTCGCTTTTTCCGCAttcgccgtcaaatcgaaACAGAATCGATCGAGTTCGCGCAATCCCGCTTTGATTTCGCTACCAATCGGGACGAGAGCGTCGACTTTTTCGTGCACCGTTTCCGCTCTGAGCCAATGTTTCGTTACGCTCGCGTTCAAACGTTTCACGTTGGGATCGATTTGTTTCTGTTGTATTTGCCCGAGTCGTTTCAGCGCGACGCTCGCCGAAACGTCGATCTCGCGCGGATCGCcgcgttcttcgtcttcgctcaACTCCGTGTACGgcggatcgacgtcggcgacgctgggcaaacgacgcgaacgcgaagcCGGTAAGACGTCATACGTTTCGCTCCCGTCGGCCGAAGTCGACGATCGTACCGAGGCTGACGGGGGCGGGGGCCCCGATGCTACTTTGTTGCCCATTTCGGTTGCTTCAAAACGATCGTTTGCTTTTATGCCGCCGACGCCACGAGGCAGCGTAGCCGATCGCATCATAGGCGGCGTATCGTACGTGTCGAATGAAGCGCCCGCTCCCACGGGTAACCCCGCTGACGATCCCGACCGCTGCGGCGATCTTCGCGGTGATTGCGTGGTCGATGTTTCGTAGGCGTTCATTTTGGCGTAAAGAAGCTGCTGCTGTTCGGGCGTGAGAATGACGAAGTAGTTTCCCGGCGCGATCGCCGTTCGGCCTCGAAGTGAGCACAGCCACCAGCCGTCCATGTTCTGGTAATTTCTCTCGAGTACGGTGACGACTTCGCCTTTGCGAAAGCTCAGCTCGTCGccggcaacgtcgtcgccgaagttGTCAAAAAGCGCTTGAGCGACCTTTTCGATAGTGCAAGGTGAGACAACGGCTACTTATTTTCGCTCCTTTACTCACCTCGTAAGCCATTCTCATGCACAACAACCGCGTCCGCGTTCTAATAATGGACCCTGACGAACTGGACCCGTTTGTATATCTGGCTAATTTACGATACGCGTGGGCTCTGATTGGACGAAACAAAGGTCACGTTGAGCTTCCGGTGCGGTAGCAGTTCacattgacgtcactggGCTCCTGACTGGGCTCCACTCCCTCTTTTTTCCCCGTATACCATGAGCGGAACCGTCTTCTTTCCAAATAGCACCAACTTCGGAGGTGACCACCACGAATTCCTCCCTTGTTTACGTAACTTCCCATTACTAGAAAACTGGCGAGCCATCTTCTTATGGGCGTTCCTATCGAGCTTAGTCGTCCACACgatcgccggcgtcgtcgcttaCATCCAAATGAGACGCCGACCGTGGTCCATATATATCCCAGTCGTTGTTATTCTCTACGGTGCCGTGGCAACGACGCTCGGCTCGTCGATAACATGTAAATGGTGAAGGGAGGGGTTGAGTATTTTGCCCACGCACGCCCGCCGTTTGTCGCCCCCTATTTAGCCGTCGTCATAGCCGCCGTGTACCGCACGGCATTCTCCGATCCCGTCGCGAATTTCGAAGTTCTCTGTTGGGGCGTCGGTCAaacgttattgattttattaaCGTCAATATTCCATTTCTATCCAAGTCTGTGAACTAACATAGTtagattttatttatttaattatgaCGAGATAATTTTTCCCGGGTTCATGAGTCCTTTGGGGTCGAACGTTCTCTTGAGCATTCGCATTGCTTCTATTGCCCCTTCGCCCACTTCTTCCTCAAGAAGATTGACCTTCCCACGTCCTATTCCGTGTTCTCccgtgcacgtgccgccCACAGCCAACGCTCTCCTATAAAAAGAATACCGTGACTTTTTAAACATTTTCTTGATAATCCCACCTTCCAAGCCGATTCCCAAAAGCTTTCGCTCTTCTGACTTCATCCGCGTTATCGGGGTCAATAATAAGAAAACAGTGAAAATTCCCGTCACCCACATGACCGCACATTGTGCCttataattaaaattaaacaCAGACTCTTGATTAAATTTTGGTGCCCTGTTCTGTTTACCAAGTAATCCGCATTCATCCATATCTTTCCTCGTTTCGACTACAACGTCGGGGAGTTTTGATATGGGAACGCAAACGTCAGTTATGTAGCCTTTGGTATCCGGAACGATTGCTAGACAGGCGTAGTATGCGTTGTGTCTTGCTTTCCACAGTTTCTGTCGCTTTTCAAACTCTTTTTCCCATAGAAAATTCGTTCCACCGTTGTCCCTTGCAATTTCCCCTTAGATAatcataaataaatgaaagcCACACCCCCCATAGCTACTTACCGAGAACTTCCGCTTGGCTTTCGATTCCCTGTTCACTCCCGTGAAATTCAACGAAAAGCGTGGGTGCAACGTCGTAGTTCAAGTCGGAATATTTATTACAAGCGTCCATCTGGTGCTCATCCAGAAATTCTACATCAGATACCATTTATACGCTTCTAATTGACACTGCAACTAAACGAACACACCCACCAATTCTAGCCACCTGTATTCCGCTCTGTATCACCTGTATTGTCGTATCAACCGCAGCTTTTATAGAAGGAAACGGACACACCGCCGCTACAGTCTATAGAATAAAGTCTTACTACGCCTTATTTCTATCTCTGTTTAGCGGTAACCTGCTCAGGAACGCCGTAAAGTCTCAGCGTCGTTCTAGTTATGATTCCAAGGGTTCCCTCGGAACCAACAAAGAGGTTGGTGAGATTATATCCGGCAGCCGTCTTCTTTGCCCTTCGTCCTCTGCCGGCCGTGTCAATGATTGTTCCGCTTGGGAGAACCACTTCCAAATTCATGACGTTTTCACGCATGGTGCCATATCTAAACAGGAATGCCTAATTGGGTCTAATGGGAAACCACACAAAATGGGATTCACCTGACTGCGTTTGTTCCTGACGCACTCGTCGCTGCCATCCCACACAGGGAAGCGTCAGCACCCGGATCTGAAACGACACAGGACGTTGGAAATGACTCCAATGACGGAGGTACACATACCAACAGGAAACCAAAGCCCCGTGTCTCTCAAATAAGTATTCAACGTGTGCAACGTCACTCCCGGTTCaacgctgacgtcaaaatcctCAGCATGCAGGTCCCGTATTTGATCCATTTTCGATAAATCGATACAGACGCCTCCCTAGCACAAAAACTTTTGTACAATTATTCGAGAATATTTGAATTCTTACTTCCATAGCGTTGACTCCTCCCTCGAGTCCCGTTCCCGTGCCGAAAGGGACCATCGGCACTCCGTTTCCGTAGCAGAGCGTCGCAACGGCGCTCACCTGTTCCGTCGATTCGGGCCACACGACCACGTCCGCCGGATGGCATTTGTGGTACGATTCGTCTTTGCCGTGGTGCTCGCGAGCCGATTGGGACAGCGAGACGTTCGATTTgccgacgacggcttcgAGTTGACGCACGACCGGATCCTGCTGCGTTGCTATCTAAACAACTGAGCGTTCGACCTCTGTTTAAATTCTCCGATTAAATCTACATGACGATAGAGCAGGAATCGACTCGAGCGGACTGCGTTTCTGCAGAGAAGCGAGAATGACATGCTGTTGTCCGCACGCGCGTTCGCGCGAATCCCGGATAGCTAAGTGCGTCATCGCGCATTATCAGTTCGCCGTTTTCCACGTACACGATCATGCCTCTCGCCTCTACTCGCTCCTTTCCCTTGCCTTCGCTGAAAGTGTACACCGCCGTCAGCGTTCTTATCCTAATAGTCGCTCTCATCACGGCGAGACAACTGTCCGCGACGAATCCCAACGTAGAAGAAGCGAACGCAacgcaaaacgacgacaacaacgcaacgacgtcatccAGCACCTTTCCCAAATGGGTAAGCGCACACCAGCCGCACAATAAACAGTCTatcgatcgttttttctcgacgatttaGCCGGCAATCAACATGGCCTACTGCCTACTCCTTCTATTGGGAACCCTCGCTCAAAAAGCCGTCTTTGGAGAGCTCAGAGTTGGCGAACAACAGGTGCCAGCCGACGCGTCAATTGTGGCCTTTTATAAATTGACTGGGATTTTCccggagaaaaaagagagtctccttttctttctatatatacatacacACAGACACATACACGTTGACCATATTGATAGGGTTCTTATAGAAAGAGGAGTCTTATGAAAGGGGGTCCCCCTCTTCTCaaactttgactttttcagatggtgaaagagaagacgatgaaTTACATCTTTCACAagttcgtctttctcttcggcgTTTTGAACattgaagaatttgaagaacTTCTGACGTGGATCACTTGGCTTGCCCTCGTTGGCTTCTTTGCCATCTGGGTGTCCATGACGAAAATGCGAAGTGAATacgtaagagaaaaaaacacaaaaaagaaaaaaaattctaatcAAAGTCACGCAACTTTGTGTGTCCCAGGTCTGTCAATCGCCACACACAGCAAAACTGACCCACTTCAAATTCATAGGCGTACTCGCTGTCATTCTAGTGAGCAGTGCCGCTCTTTTTAGCATAGCTCTTTTGATGGAGCCCATTGAAACCGATTATGGGATAGACTATTTAGTTTTCATGGGAGCAGAAGTGAGGAATCATTCACTGTACatatattgattattattattatttctattaCTCAGTGTCTGCTTCTTGGTCTTCGAGCCTTGCATGCTATTGCCAAGTGAGTCAtcatatctttttttttctttcttgtttGTGAGAGTACCTGTGACGTTTCAGGCATTGCATTCATGTCTATGACGAGGCGAGGCCGGGGACGTGGGAAAATCAGGCCGTCGTTTCATATTACACCGATCTGGTGGGCGAAATGGCGATACTTGGCGTCGACTTTGTTCATCATCTTCACATGATGGTAGGAGACGAAAGGGGTTTTGATAATTGGATACATACATATGGGGTGTGTTTTTCTTGCCAGATTTGGGCCAACGTTTTCCTGAGCATGGCCAGTTTGGTTATTTTCATGCAGCTGCGCACTCTCTACGCCGAAATGCGTAAACGCATCGACAAGCATAGGAATTTTGTGAGAGTGAGCCAAAGCTTGGAGACAAGGTATAAACgaggaattaattaaaaataattgatGGGTAACTATATCTTAACTTTAGGTTCCCGCTTGCGACGAAAGAACAGCTAGaaggcaacgacgacaattgtGCTATCTGTTGGGATAAGATGGAAAACGCGCGTTTATTGCCCTGCGGTCACTTATTCCACTTGTCAGTCTCATTCGCACAAGAAAACTGAGACGAgaccttcttttctttagatcgTGCTTGCGTTCTTGGTTGGAGCAGGACACGAGCTGTCCAACGTGTCGCGTCAATTTAGGAGAAACGCAGGAGACGCCATCGAATGAAGCGAACTGGCAACCGGCAGTGGAGACGCCCCAAAACATGGATCTCTCGCCCTTCGTTCGCAATCGCggcgaaaggcgacgaaataacttgtttcgattcgacggcaaGAAGACCACGATAGATAATAGAAAACTCACTTCTaatctatttttttaggaagaCAGTTGGCTAGCTGGTTACCCATTTTCTCTGTGCAAGTCGTTCAGGAGGGGAGACAGAGGCCAGTGACCCAGATGGAGAGAATGGTACTGCTGAAGGGCCTTGTTTTTTTCCCATATACagtcttctctctttctcttaggCACGTGCTGTGCAGGACGTTCTGCCTGATTATCCCATGGATTTAATTATGAGTGATTTGGCGCAAACTCGTTCAGCCGATCAAACGGTTCAGAATCTTTTGGAAAGATCTCCTTTTCAGGAATCGGTAGGATTTTTCGTAAGCTTTTGAGTATTTTAATTGGGAGTTTTTAAAGGCTTTGTCGCGTGAGCCAACGGGATCATCCAGCCTAAGACTTCGTAGGCCGGCTACACCTCCTTCAAATTCAACCGTGTCGCAGTCAGAAGACCCGGTTGTTCAGCCTACTGAAGAACCAACTGAAACGGCTGACCAAAGTGCGGCAGAGGATGATGAAGGCGGTGGTGGAATTGGGCCACTTCCTCACTATCAAGCCGAAGTTGTATTGCCTTCAGAATTAGTCGACTCGGACGGCGAAAAAGGGTATCAGTCAGAAACGGATCGTCCCAGTACAGAAAGGTAATCCGACCACGTTTCATGAATTATATAACATGTATTATTTTTAGCAATAGAGATGAAGGTGAAActtgttcgtcgtcgaccaaTTTAGGACTAGAAACAGCAGTGTAACGTAACGTCGCAATTCGTAATTTAGTTTTAGGTACAGTACAATCATTTTGCTACTTTCACTTTCCCGTATTCTGCGTCAAAATGTCGTCAagcttcgtcgccgcgtcccAATCGTCGGCGCGAACCGGTTCGCGTTACTTCGACATCGACGATATACTCGCGACGAATCAAAAAATGCCGTGCCAGTTCGATCAGGCCGCAATCGGGCTCGGCTTCATCGATCCGAGCTCGGACGATCGCGACGTGCCCGTCGGCGCGAAACTGGAATTGCCGCTCTGGCTGGCGCGCGCGCTTgccattcgacgacgacccttcgtcgtcgtcgagcttCCCGTCGCCTATCGGACGACGTACAGGGACATTCTCTCTGCGgacgcgaacgtcgtcgatttgcacAAGCTCGGGCCTTTTTTCTACGACGTCGGAATGAAATTGCTTGAATTTGAACACGACGAAAGAGAGGCGCTGTCGCGAACGTTATTAGAAGTGCGTCGAGatgtgtgacgtcatttttatctaatgttttctttttttgtggGTGTCAGACTTTCTTgaatcgatttcgacgtaTTATGGATTTGGCGCAAAATGCCTTTCACGAGGatacgtcgacgatgacggaaaAATTGGACAATGTAGAACGATGGCTTTTTGATGCCGGCCAAACTGGGATGAGGCAGTTTGAGATTTGGGAGCGAATGACGAGCAGCCGACTCGTTGCTTCGACAGCGGCAGTCAATCACCGAAAACGCAAACGAGATAATAGAGAATAAGagtaataatcaataatcaatgaTTTTTGCCACGTGACACTTCACCGAAAGCACTTGCGCAGAATCAAGATGGTGGAAGTCTTCGACATCGTTGGCCGCCTTTTCAGCGAATACCGGACAAAAACGCCGCAAAAACTTAAACTGATCGACGCCTACTTGTTCTACGTGCTACTCACGGGCGCCATGCAGTTTCTCTACTGCGCCCTAGTCGGAACATTTCCGTTCAACTCCTTTCTCTCGGGATTCATCTCGTGCGTCGGCTCGTTCATACTAGGAAGTGAGTTTTAGAGCTTTAGAGCTTTTCGGTCTCGTCGATTTACGCTTTTCGTGTCGCGTAGCCTGCCTTCGCATTCAGAGCAACCCGGATAACA
The Oscarella lobularis chromosome 3, ooOscLobu1.1, whole genome shotgun sequence DNA segment above includes these coding regions:
- the LOC136185533 gene encoding probable D-lactate dehydrogenase, mitochondrial, whose translation is MSFSLLCRNAVRSSRFLLYRHIATQQDPVVRQLEAVVGKSNVSLSQSAREHHGKDESYHKCHPADVVVWPESTEQVSAVATLCYGNGVPMVPFGTGTGLEGGVNAMEGGVCIDLSKMDQIRDLHAEDFDVSVEPGVTLHTLNTYLRDTGLWFPVDPGADASLCGMAATSASGTNAVRYGTMRENVMNLEVVLPSGTIIDTAGRGRRAKKTAAGYNLTNLFVGSEGTLGIITRTTLRLYGVPEQTVAAVCPFPSIKAAVDTTIQVIQSGIQVARIEFLDEHQMDACNKYSDLNYDVAPTLFVEFHGSEQGIESQAEVLGEIARDNGGTNFLWEKEFEKRQKLWKARHNAYYACLAIVPDTKGYITDVCVPISKLPDVVVETRKDMDECGLLGTMCGHVGDGNFHCFLIIDPDNADEVRRAKAFGNRLGRRALAVGGTCTGEHGIGRGKVNLLEEEVGEGAIEAMRMLKRTFDPKGLMNPGKIISS
- the LOC136185543 gene encoding craniofacial development protein 1-like isoform X2; translation: MSSSESESDEDYVPEGVVSDDEEDSGDEAPDEGQSRKRARIEERDAKEKNETRRAGDPKQDENQDAEDEAKKKQQRAHDLWSSFKKDVGETAVAAKPHPPPPTVPPQRETKRRFADESQSTAPIESTKTYDFAGEKVIVEDAKPSPSKGGRQSGSGLANLVKGLGKTTKISTLEKSKLDWKSFTTQEGLAEELKLHNKDGYLERQAFLERTDHRQYEREKEIRLKQIGKRTN
- the LOC136185544 gene encoding DNA replication complex GINS protein PSF3-like, which codes for MSSSFVAASQSSARTGSRYFDIDDILATNQKMPCQFDQAAIGLGFIDPSSDDRDVPVGAKLELPLWLARALAIRRRPFVVVELPVAYRTTYRDILSADANVVDLHKLGPFFYDVGMKLLEFEHDEREALSRTLLETFLNRFRRIMDLAQNAFHEDTSTMTEKLDNVERWLFDAGQTGMRQFEIWERMTSSRLVASTAAVNHRKRKRDNRE
- the LOC136185530 gene encoding E3 ubiquitin-protein ligase AMFR-like → MPLASTRSFPLPSLKVYTAVSVLILIVALITARQLSATNPNVEEANATQNDDNNATTSSSTFPKWPAINMAYCLLLLLGTLAQKAVFGELRVGEQQMVKEKTMNYIFHKFVFLFGVLNIEEFEELLTWITWLALVGFFAIWVSMTKMRSEYVCQSPHTAKLTHFKFIGVLAVILVSSAALFSIALLMEPIETDYGIDYLVFMGAECLLLGLRALHAIAKHCIHVYDEARPGTWENQAVVSYYTDLVGEMAILGVDFVHHLHMMIWANVFLSMASLVIFMQLRTLYAEMRKRIDKHRNFVRVSQSLETRFPLATKEQLEGNDDNCAICWDKMENARLLPCGHLFHLSCLRSWLEQDTSCPTCRVNLGETQETPSNEANWQPAVETPQNMDLSPFVRNRGERRRNNLFRFDGRQLASWLPIFSVQVVQEGRQRPVTQMERMARAVQDVLPDYPMDLIMSDLAQTRSADQTVQNLLERSPFQESALSREPTGSSSLRLRRPATPPSNSTVSQSEDPVVQPTEEPTETADQSAAEDDEGGGGIGPLPHYQAEVVLPSELVDSDGEKGYQSETDRPSTESNRDEGETCSSSTNLGLETAV
- the LOC136185543 gene encoding craniofacial development protein 1-like isoform X1; translation: MSSSESESDEDYVPEGVVSDDEEDSGDEAPDEGQSRKRARIEERDAKEKNETRRAGDPKQDENQDAEDEAKKKQQRAHDLWSSFKKDVGETAVAAKPHPPPPTVPPQRETKRRFADESQSTAPIESTKTYDFAGEKVIVEDAKPSPSKGGSRQSGSGLANLVKGLGKTTKISTLEKSKLDWKSFTTQEGLAEELKLHNKDGYLERQAFLERTDHRQYEREKEIRLKQIGKRTN
- the LOC136185543 gene encoding craniofacial development protein 1-like isoform X3 → MSSSESESDEDYVPEGVVSDDEEDSGDEAPDEGQSRKRARIEERDAKEKRDPKQDENQDAEDEAKKKQQRAHDLWSSFKKDVGETAVAAKPHPPPPTVPPQRETKRRFADESQSTAPIESTKTYDFAGEKVIVEDAKPSPSKGGSRQSGSGLANLVKGLGKTTKISTLEKSKLDWKSFTTQEGLAEELKLHNKDGYLERQAFLERTDHRQYEREKEIRLKQIGKRTN
- the LOC136185529 gene encoding breast cancer anti-estrogen resistance protein 1-like, which gives rise to MRMAYEVAQALFDNFGDDVAGDELSFRKGEVVTVLERNYQNMDGWWLCSLRGRTAIAPGNYFVILTPEQQQLLYAKMNAYETSTTQSPRRSPQRSGSSAGLPVGAGASFDTYDTPPMMRSATLPRGVGGIKANDRFEATEMGNKVASGPPPPSASVRSSTSADGSETYDVLPASRSRRLPSVADVDPPYTELSEDEERGDPREIDVSASVALKRLGQIQQKQIDPNVKRLNASVTKHWLRAETVHEKVDALVPIGSEIKAGLRELDRFCFDLTANAEKATDRTLKTKLDKLRAPVDETRRAIREIVKALRREKSDVATLQDNLQDLVSTAMRLPQDVRELVVFVRVNSSLLFKSDDPATGAPDSPRSSRADSTADVSSQFSGGGGGPVAGTSMTMPYFRSGLDSSSLSASMDSISDASMSSKRNSIADPSPQHPSPRVKTPDRPPVDETPPPPPPARRSSGSLRGRALSEIALSPGQLSTSEKALLSYYSVHMQTLFPDLTQSVQHLCAAAKGEPNEFVPKAKYVIVSAYKLVYIADALFQKILHVQLRNHVVHCSNKLSDAIKQVVDFTKRAALDYPSKYAVQKMVESISLVPEAARALADSIKEGSEM
- the LOC136185550 gene encoding dolichyl-diphosphooligosaccharide--protein glycosyltransferase subunit dad1-like, with the protein product MVEVFDIVGRLFSEYRTKTPQKLKLIDAYLFYVLLTGAMQFLYCALVGTFPFNSFLSGFISCVGSFILGTCLRIQSNPDNRHHFKNISSERAFADFIFASIVLHLVVMNFIG